ACGGAACCGTCGGCAAGTACGGCCTCGAGTTCCAAGACGTGATGCACAGTGAACCCGTACTTCAGGCAGTGTGCCCCGCCGGAGTTCTCCGCCACATTGCCGCCAACCGTGCACACTTGCTGGCTGGATGGATCTGGGGCGAAATGGAGACCGAATTGTGCAGCCGCACTCGTAATGTCGACGTTGGTGACCCCAGGTTGCACGACCGCACGCAGATTGTATGGGTCGACCTCGATGATCCGACGCATCCGTTGCAGGGATATGACGATGCCCTCGGCCGTCGGTAGCGCCCCACCGGACAACCCGGTCCCCGCGCCACGGGCAACGTAGGGCACACCGAACTCGGCGCAAGTCAGCACCGCCTGGCGTACATCGTCGGCCGACTCGGCCAACACAACCGCGCGGGGCACCACCCGAAAGCCGGTGAGTCCGTCACATTCGTACGTGCGCAGGGCCGTCGGCTCGACGATGACGGCATCAGGGCGAAGCCGTCCACATAGCGTGCTGAGGAATTCGCTATCGGTGCGCGCGGCTTCGGCAGCCATTGGGGTCACGGCCATCTGCGTCATTTCCCTTGCCCCCGCTGCACTGCGCACTGACCAGGCAACGGCGGCGGTGGCAGGTCATAGCGCACAGGCGTCGCGGAGAGCCGCAGCGGACTGCTCACCTGAGGAATACTTCGCTCGCCATCGACAACGATTCGCTTGGGCTCAAGACCGAGCTGCTCAGCCAATGCGAAGGCCTCACCGATGGAGTTGACCGGACCGGCAGGCACCCCAGCCTCACGCATCCGGCTCAACAGCTCGTCGGCGGGCAGCGTGGCGGTGACCGCTTCCAGCAGCGGTATCAGATCGCGCCGGTGACTGACCCGCTCGCTGTTGGTGACGAACCGGGGATCGTCAGAGAGTTCGGCTATACCCAGCGCTGCGCAGAGGTTGCCGAACTGGCGGTCATTTCCGCATGCCAAGGCGATCTGCCCATCGCACGCGGACAGCGTCTGATAAGGGGCGATGGACGGATGCTGGTTGCCCATCCTGCCCGGCGAGTCGCCGGTACCCAGGTAAGCCGTCGCCTGATTTGCCAGGCTGGCAAGCAGCGTTTGGAGCATCGTGACGTCGACACGCTGCCCGACCCCGGTGGCCTCGCGGTGCCGCAATGCTGCCAAGACCCCGACAGCGGCGTGCAGAGCGGCCAGCACATCCACAAGTGCGACACCGACTTTGACCGGTCCACCGTCTGCGGTGCCGGTAATACTCATCAAACCGCCGACCGCTTGCACCAAAAGGTCATAGCCGGCCAGATCTCGCGCTGACTCCGAATCACCGAACGCGGAGATCGAGCAGTAGATCACGCGCGGATTGATCGCCGAGACGTGCTGGTATCCCAAGCCCATCCGCTCGGCAACTCCCGGCCGAAAGTTCTCCACCACGATGTCGGCCGAGGCTGCAAGTTCCGCGGCAAACGCTGCATCG
This genomic stretch from Mycobacterium dioxanotrophicus harbors:
- a CDS encoding CaiB/BaiF CoA transferase family protein → MTLSAGDRIGWAGDRVGSLSGVRVLDLSRILAGPYLTMLLGDLGADVIKVERAGGDDTRAWGPPFAQGEATYFWSANRNKRSVVLDLHDSGDAAFAAELAASADIVVENFRPGVAERMGLGYQHVSAINPRVIYCSISAFGDSESARDLAGYDLLVQAVGGLMSITGTADGGPVKVGVALVDVLAALHAAVGVLAALRHREATGVGQRVDVTMLQTLLASLANQATAYLGTGDSPGRMGNQHPSIAPYQTLSACDGQIALACGNDRQFGNLCAALGIAELSDDPRFVTNSERVSHRRDLIPLLEAVTATLPADELLSRMREAGVPAGPVNSIGEAFALAEQLGLEPKRIVVDGERSIPQVSSPLRLSATPVRYDLPPPPLPGQCAVQRGQGK